CCAGTACTCTAAGTCCTTTTTGGCCTGGGCGCCAAGTTTTATTTCCATATATCGTCAAGAGAAATGGTTGTATAATTCCCTTCTTCAAAATCCTTTTCGCTTTGCTTAATCTTTGCGACGAATTCAGGACTGTATGACTTCTCTCCCTTGAGCTTTTCAAATTTCACTTTTAGTGCTTTAAGTACAGCTTTAACAGTCTTTGCCTGTTCAATATTTTCAGTATGTACCACAAAAGATTCCATATAAACAAAAATACAAAAAGAATTACTTTTTATCAATCCGTTGCAATCAACCCATAACTCATAACTCATAATTCATAACCCAATAAGTATGTCCCACAACTCACAACCCACAACCTGCCACACACTCCTCTTTCTCCTCTTTCTTTCCTCCTGTGCAGTGCTAAAGAACAAGCAAACCGAAGAACAGTCCAGTGCAAGCAGCCAGGAAGCCAGTCAGGTTCAAATCAGCGCGCTTAGCGGCATTCAGCAGCAAACGCGCATACTCACGTTTGCCGATTCATCCGATCATCGGTACACTGCCGAGATTTTTCCCTTGGGCGACTTTCATTACAGCGCAGCAGAGGGTTTCAGCGGAACCG
The window above is part of the Arcticibacter tournemirensis genome. Proteins encoded here:
- a CDS encoding DUF2683 family protein, giving the protein MESFVVHTENIEQAKTVKAVLKALKVKFEKLKGEKSYSPEFVAKIKQSEKDFEEGNYTTISLDDIWK